A genomic window from Silene latifolia isolate original U9 population chromosome Y, ASM4854445v1, whole genome shotgun sequence includes:
- the LOC141630893 gene encoding uncharacterized protein LOC141630893 has translation MWNQAVVEKLVWWIASKSDHLWVKWVKKIYIKGRDWLYYHPTNNSSWAWRKVCQTKETFLTFYQQHTWTPEKEYTIARGYDMIRHRGDTFNWPFLVWNKLTVPKHGFLAWIYHHNSLNTKEKLHKLGITEDDTCCICGIETESTQHLFFECSYSRLVLQHIEKMLGTRVPHNDTINWRLSLTGSDLWKNVINAFYNASIHHIWRQQNQSKICTWLIAYSLNRLDLEIEGE, from the exons ATGTGGAATCAAGCTGTTGTGGAGAAATTGGTATGGTGGATTGCCTCTAAATCTGACCATCTTTGGGTCAAATGGGTTAAGAAAATATATATAAAAGGAAGGGATTGGCTATACTATCATCCTACCAATAACTCGAGTTGGGCTTGGAGGAAAGTCTGCCAAACTAAAGAAACTTTTCTCACTTTCTATCAGCAGCACACATGGACACCAGAAAAAGAATATACAATAGCAAGAGGATATGATATGATCAGACACAGAGGGGACACATTCAATTGGCCATTCCTCGTATGGAACAAGCTCACGGTACCTAAGCATGGATTCCTAGCATGGATCTATCATCATAACAGTCTAAACACTAAAGAAAAACTACATAAGTTGGGTATTACTGAGGATGATACCTGTTGCATATGTGGTATTGAGACTGAAAGCACCCAACATCTCTTTTTTGAGTGCAGCTATAGTAGGCTGGTTCTTCAGCACATTGAGAAGATGCTAGGGACTCGTGTCCCACACAATGATACCATTAACTGGAGATTATCTCTAACGGGATCAGATCTATGGAAAAATGTGATTAATGCCTTCTATAATGCAAGTATTCACCACATTTGGAGGCAACAGAACCAAAGCAA GATATGTACTTGGTTAATTGCATACAGTCTCAACAGACTTGATCTCGAGATTGAAGGTGAATGA